GGGCGGAGCAAAGGCCAGCACTGGTCCGAAAGTCGTAGAGTGATGTGTTTCGTGGGCGAGCCTCAGAATGTGACTTCTTTTATATCTTAGCAGCAGACTGCTGCAATGATATGACCGACGCCCAGCGATTCAGTCAATGTATCCGTAATTTGGCGGGCTCTGCTTTGTTGTTTAATTTATCGACCGATGGATAGGCACTCTAGTGTAGTGAGGCCTCTGGCGCTTGTGCGTCACGGCGGTGTGGCAGGCGGACAAGGATATTGACGATTAGCAGTATGGTTTGTTGTGGGAGAAAAGAGGGTGGGAAACTCGAGATGTTCGCGCAGaatcgtcgccgccgccctcaaTACGTCCTGCGTGGTGTTGCGTTGTCGTTTCCCTATGTGTTGCATCTCGGAAATCTCCCGCTGCATCCATCCAGAAGGGGGGCGTCTGTCACTCTCGTGGCTACGGTCCCTGCATCTGGCGATCGAAGTATCTTTCCGTGCAAAGTGCTTAGTGATAGTACCTTGCAGCCAAGAATTCCTTGTGCTCAGGCATCACCTTATGTCAGCGAGCGAACCTTCTTATCAGCCCGAGTTGTGGTTCGGCTCTCTTATCGGAACTACGCGACGGCGCCGGAAGGAATATTCCCTTGCCGCGACTTACAGGGCTCCATTTGTTCATGCCCAAGTAACCGCTGCACAGCTTGCACAGCTTCCATCGACAAGCCGCACTTCTCCTTCGGCAGACTGTTGCCCTGCCCCTCCCTTGCCGCTCCGAAACCCCTCCACGACTGATTACCGAGCCTGTCTTTGCCCTCGACAACCATGGCTACATTCCGCCGGTTCCGTCCCGATGATGTCAACAAGTTTTCCAAGTGCAATCTCGATCCTCTCACCGAGACGTACGAGCTGGCCTTTTACCTCCAGTACCATGCCAAGTGGCCCTCCATGTTCCAGGTCTGCGAGGACATGAACGGAAACATCATCGGCTACAGTATGTCTGATGTCCTATCCATGATTCGCTTGCCTTGTCTGACTAAGACTCCAGTCATGGGCAAGCTGGAATCATCGCCCGATGTCTACAAATTCTCCGAACATTACCTCCCATGGCACGCCCACATCACGGCCCTGACCGTTGCGCCGGAAGCCCGAAGACTAGGAATTGGCAAGATTCTGTCCGAGCAActggaggccgccgccgactccAACGACGCCTGGTTTGTCGACCTTTTCGTCCGCACGAGCAACCACAAAGCAATCACGTTCTACAAGAGCATGGGTTACAGTGTCTTCCGCGTGGTCAAGGACTATTACGGC
This genomic interval from Colletotrichum higginsianum IMI 349063 chromosome 9, whole genome shotgun sequence contains the following:
- a CDS encoding Acetyltransferase; the encoded protein is MATFRRFRPDDVNKFSKCNLDPLTETYELAFYLQYHAKWPSMFQVCEDMNGNIIGYIMGKLESSPDVYKFSEHYLPWHAHITALTVAPEARRLGIGKILSEQLEAAADSNDAWFVDLFVRTSNHKAITFYKSMGYSVFRVVKDYYGDHATDPTRDGEDAYDMRKPMKRDTKLHHIRDDGEKHEVDPSDVW